A window of Pusillimonas sp. T7-7 contains these coding sequences:
- a CDS encoding S9 family peptidase: MSSASLSRSAALWPETTPPTPPRENHEIQQLGRERVDHYAWMKFIPPSGSRTMDLLPARLRGHLEAEMQYAQDILDPLATDAEYFCERMTRRTSGCSEPLPVSSKGWRYDFTLPAGHAHRVFTRVAPDGTTQELFDETERARGCAYYRATGHQPSIDDRYFAWAEDVRGDDRHHICILDMHSGLIQTVVQADAFGYGGFTFCPSSRYLFWIWRDACSRPTRLYRSPVQGGEAVLVYEEHDPAIFMQVARTAANGFIALTLAGPDMSEVRLIAAGAETAVPRLVRPRQRGIRYEINEWNGALLMLTDADGASDRKLLELDPKGFAVRRERVPHRAGAFIIAVLPFADALLRLERVNSLHRIVLMYPDRQETIVDFDESAYTVELAPLQSYDAGQVRIVHQTPISPPRWIDICLASGECSVAGQMHLDGFDPKAYRLERLHARASDGASIPITVLSPADAGPDTPLPLLLTGYGAYGISYEPGFSLPATVLVDSGFRYAIAHVRGGTEKGRHWYQDGCREKKRNSMTDFIACARHLQNIGYAAPGKIVAHGVSAGGLLVCGAMNIEPQLWAGVIAQVPFVDMLNTMSDADHPLVPLLRPDWGDPLSDPQAYDYIAGISPYENIKQAAYPPVLCTAGLKDDRVPYWEPAKLVANIRHYSTGDNPAVLMLNPDSGHQGSDDQNAEFSQAALFWAFARHCVSTAAA; encoded by the coding sequence ATGTCTTCTGCCTCATTGTCCCGATCCGCCGCTCTCTGGCCTGAAACCACTCCGCCCACGCCGCCACGCGAAAATCATGAAATCCAACAGTTGGGGCGCGAGCGAGTCGATCACTATGCATGGATGAAGTTCATTCCGCCATCCGGCTCACGCACGATGGACCTCTTGCCTGCACGGCTGCGCGGGCATCTGGAGGCCGAAATGCAATATGCGCAGGATATTCTGGATCCGTTGGCGACTGATGCCGAGTACTTCTGCGAGCGGATGACCCGGAGAACGTCTGGGTGCAGCGAACCCCTGCCTGTGTCGTCCAAGGGATGGCGCTATGATTTCACGCTGCCTGCCGGCCATGCACATCGGGTTTTTACCCGGGTGGCGCCGGACGGAACCACACAGGAACTATTCGACGAGACGGAGCGCGCCCGTGGCTGCGCCTATTATCGCGCCACCGGGCATCAGCCCAGTATTGACGATCGCTACTTCGCTTGGGCGGAAGATGTAAGGGGCGACGACAGGCACCATATTTGTATTCTCGACATGCACAGCGGCTTGATTCAAACGGTGGTGCAGGCCGATGCCTTCGGCTATGGCGGTTTCACGTTCTGTCCGTCATCACGCTACCTGTTCTGGATCTGGCGTGATGCGTGCAGTCGTCCGACCCGCTTGTATCGCTCACCTGTTCAGGGAGGCGAGGCAGTGCTGGTTTATGAGGAGCACGATCCTGCCATCTTCATGCAGGTTGCTCGTACGGCGGCCAACGGCTTCATTGCACTGACGCTGGCCGGCCCTGATATGAGCGAGGTCCGTTTGATCGCGGCTGGGGCCGAAACCGCTGTACCACGGCTTGTACGGCCTCGCCAGCGCGGTATTCGGTATGAAATCAATGAATGGAATGGTGCGCTGTTGATGTTGACGGATGCCGACGGGGCTTCGGACCGCAAGCTGCTGGAGCTTGACCCCAAGGGCTTTGCCGTGCGCCGGGAACGGGTGCCGCACCGTGCCGGCGCCTTCATCATTGCCGTCCTGCCTTTTGCCGATGCGCTGCTGCGGTTGGAACGTGTGAACAGCCTGCATCGCATCGTACTGATGTATCCCGACAGGCAAGAGACTATCGTCGATTTCGACGAGTCTGCGTACACTGTCGAACTTGCGCCTTTGCAGTCCTACGATGCCGGGCAAGTTCGTATCGTGCATCAGACGCCCATCAGTCCGCCGCGCTGGATTGATATCTGCCTTGCCAGTGGGGAGTGCAGCGTAGCGGGGCAGATGCACCTGGACGGTTTTGATCCCAAGGCTTACCGGCTTGAACGCTTGCATGCTAGGGCCAGCGATGGAGCCAGCATTCCCATCACGGTGCTGTCTCCCGCAGATGCCGGGCCGGATACGCCGCTGCCCTTATTGCTGACGGGCTATGGCGCCTATGGCATATCGTACGAGCCGGGCTTTTCCTTGCCGGCTACTGTGCTGGTCGATAGCGGTTTTCGATACGCCATTGCGCATGTGCGTGGCGGGACGGAAAAGGGCCGGCACTGGTACCAGGACGGCTGCCGCGAGAAAAAACGTAATTCGATGACCGATTTCATTGCCTGTGCGCGGCACTTGCAAAATATTGGCTATGCGGCGCCCGGCAAGATCGTGGCCCATGGTGTTTCGGCCGGCGGGCTGCTGGTCTGCGGTGCCATGAACATAGAGCCGCAGTTATGGGCTGGCGTGATTGCTCAGGTTCCTTTTGTCGACATGCTCAATACCATGAGCGATGCCGATCACCCGCTGGTACCGCTGTTGCGTCCCGATTGGGGCGATCCGCTGTCCGATCCTCAGGCCTATGACTATATTGCCGGCATTTCGCCTTACGAAAATATAAAGCAGGCCGCGTACCCGCCCGTGTTATGTACGGCGGGGCTGAAGGACGACCGTGTTCCATACTGGGAGCCGGCAAAGCTCGTGGCCAATATTCGTCATTATTCCACGGGTGACAATCCCGCTGTGCTGATGTTGAACCCTGATAGCGGCCACCAAGGCAGTGACGACCAAAACGCCGAGTTCTCGCAGGCAGCGCTATTTTGGGCTTTTGCCCGGCATTGCGTGTCCACAGCGGCAGCCTAA
- a CDS encoding siderophore ferric iron reductase: protein MNRRLENFAGSVQAFMPAWPLDIVPQIDTAWAHTPAQQVAWLAESLADAYPEAGRHYWAFRTWGLLVWQPVYLTLAGVHLGRAGIRPECISQSAVDCMVWGCRIADHDPLEGNEAELLNAAASSLRDGMNMLLETCTSTIDLHPKAAGRLLADCVTAAMLRIMTLRPDWSTEDAAAWGERWLESLGLQGAAGFLRYCDSAGEEHLAMERKICCLVYKRHDGFLCETCPKIPLAERLARLS from the coding sequence ATGAACCGTCGTCTTGAAAACTTTGCCGGAAGCGTGCAGGCTTTCATGCCTGCCTGGCCACTGGACATCGTGCCGCAGATCGATACGGCCTGGGCTCATACGCCTGCACAACAGGTGGCCTGGCTGGCTGAGTCACTGGCCGATGCATATCCCGAGGCCGGCAGGCACTATTGGGCCTTTCGCACTTGGGGCCTGCTGGTGTGGCAACCGGTCTATCTGACCTTGGCCGGTGTCCACCTGGGCCGTGCCGGTATAAGGCCGGAATGCATCAGCCAGAGTGCCGTCGACTGCATGGTATGGGGCTGCCGGATTGCCGACCATGATCCGCTCGAAGGAAATGAAGCTGAGCTTTTGAATGCGGCGGCAAGTTCTTTGCGAGACGGCATGAACATGCTGCTTGAAACCTGTACGTCAACCATCGATTTGCATCCCAAGGCAGCCGGCCGGCTGCTGGCCGACTGTGTGACGGCTGCCATGCTGCGCATCATGACCTTGCGGCCGGACTGGTCCACAGAGGATGCTGCGGCATGGGGTGAGCGCTGGCTGGAATCTTTAGGTCTGCAGGGTGCAGCGGGGTTTCTTCGATATTGCGATAGTGCGGGTGAAGAACATCTTGCCATGGAGCGCAAGATCTGCTGCCTGGTCTACAAGCGCCACGATGGCTTTTTATGCGAAACCTGCCCGAAAATTCCGCTTGCCGAACGCCTTGCACGGTTAAGCTAA
- a CDS encoding phosphoribosylanthranilate isomerase: MTISSNTSMQQRTRIKICGLTRPQDVDAAVLAGADAVGLVFYEPSKRSVSLEQAASLRRLVPAFVDVVALFVNASAKEVDQVIEQVQPDLLQFHGDESPEFCASFKRRHMRAFRLGGRGLDTPAGVLAACRQYPTASAWLFDSYSAGYGGSGLTFDPELLSDVRQAPDSRPMVLAGGLKADTVAQSLKRLQPYAVDVSSGVEDAPGIKSAQKIAAFVQAVASVQMHR; the protein is encoded by the coding sequence ATGACTATATCGTCCAACACAAGTATGCAGCAACGCACCCGCATCAAAATTTGCGGCTTGACCCGCCCGCAAGACGTCGATGCGGCGGTGCTTGCGGGCGCCGATGCGGTCGGCTTGGTTTTTTACGAGCCCAGCAAACGCTCGGTAAGCCTTGAACAGGCTGCAAGCTTGCGCAGGCTCGTACCCGCCTTTGTGGATGTCGTTGCGCTGTTTGTGAACGCCAGCGCCAAAGAAGTCGATCAGGTAATCGAGCAGGTACAGCCCGATTTGCTGCAGTTTCATGGTGATGAGTCACCGGAATTCTGCGCAAGCTTCAAGCGGCGTCATATGCGCGCCTTTCGACTCGGCGGGCGGGGCCTGGATACTCCGGCAGGGGTTTTGGCCGCCTGCAGACAGTACCCGACAGCCAGCGCCTGGCTGTTCGACAGCTATAGCGCAGGCTATGGTGGCAGCGGCCTGACTTTTGATCCTGAACTTCTGAGCGACGTCCGGCAGGCGCCCGACAGCCGGCCCATGGTGCTGGCAGGTGGGCTGAAGGCTGATACGGTAGCTCAGTCCTTGAAGCGCCTGCAGCCCTATGCCGTCGATGTCAGCAGTGGGGTGGAAGACGCTCCCGGCATCAAGTCGGCGCAGAAAATTGCCGCGTTCGTACAGGCTGTGGCGTCGGTACAGATGCATCGATAG
- a CDS encoding TRAP transporter large permease subunit produces the protein MEFLIDNLAPIMFFNLIVFLLLGFPVAFTLAATGILYGLVAIELDLMQPALFQALPQRVFGIVSNDTLLAVPFFTLMGLILERSGMAEDLLETVGQLFGPIRGGLAIAVVLVGAMLAATTGVVSASVISMGLISLPIMLRYGYDRRLATGVIAASGTLSQIIPPSLVLIILADQLGRSIGDMYRGAMVPGLLLAGAYITYAVLCAVLKPSSAPALPKEARVYDRPDGSRGLRSLLVLTIIASTVSYFATQHYFSEHTQVPVDERVVISLMAWGLTALVIALINKVLRLGLLSPIAERVTFVMIPPLFLIFLVLGTIFIGVATPTEGGAMGAVGALIMAISRGRFSLALLKQAMDTTTKLSCFVVFILVGSTVFSLSFRGVNGDLWVEHLLVGLPGGEWGFLIVVSLLTFFLAFFLDFFELAFIIVPLLGPVAEKMGIDLIWFGVLLAVNMQTSFVHPPFGFALFYLRSVAPKDDYHDRVTGKLIPKVTSGQIYMGSIPFICIQLLMVAAVMLFPGMVTHYKHDAVVIDPDSISFGTENVYGSDSYGAGGFGFGEQENSDQGAYQQGDPGAAFK, from the coding sequence ATGGAGTTTTTAATCGACAACCTTGCTCCGATCATGTTTTTCAACCTGATCGTGTTTTTGCTGCTGGGTTTTCCCGTTGCATTTACCCTGGCCGCCACCGGCATTTTGTATGGTCTGGTGGCCATAGAACTCGACCTGATGCAGCCGGCTTTGTTCCAAGCCTTACCGCAGCGTGTCTTTGGCATTGTGTCCAACGACACCTTGTTGGCGGTACCGTTCTTTACGCTCATGGGTCTTATTCTTGAACGATCAGGCATGGCCGAAGATCTGCTTGAAACGGTAGGGCAGTTGTTCGGGCCGATACGTGGCGGGCTGGCTATCGCTGTTGTGCTGGTGGGTGCGATGCTGGCTGCCACCACAGGCGTGGTGTCGGCTTCAGTGATTTCCATGGGGCTTATTTCGCTACCCATCATGCTGCGCTACGGCTACGACAGGCGCCTGGCTACTGGCGTGATTGCGGCGTCGGGTACCTTGTCGCAAATTATTCCGCCGTCGCTGGTGCTTATTATTCTGGCTGACCAGTTGGGCCGTTCTATTGGCGATATGTATCGTGGCGCCATGGTTCCCGGCCTGCTGCTGGCCGGCGCTTATATTACATATGCCGTATTGTGCGCAGTGCTGAAGCCGTCCAGTGCACCCGCGCTGCCCAAGGAAGCACGCGTGTACGACAGGCCTGATGGCAGCCGAGGCCTGCGATCTTTGCTGGTGCTCACGATTATTGCTTCGACGGTTTCTTACTTTGCCACGCAGCATTATTTTAGTGAGCATACTCAAGTACCGGTGGACGAGCGTGTCGTCATCAGTCTGATGGCCTGGGGTCTGACTGCGCTGGTCATCGCCCTGATCAACAAGGTGCTGCGCCTGGGCTTGCTGTCTCCAATTGCCGAGCGCGTCACCTTTGTAATGATTCCGCCTTTGTTCCTGATCTTTCTGGTACTGGGCACCATTTTCATAGGTGTGGCAACACCCACTGAAGGCGGGGCCATGGGTGCGGTCGGCGCCTTGATCATGGCCATTTCACGGGGCCGTTTTTCGCTTGCGCTGCTCAAGCAGGCCATGGATACAACCACCAAGCTGTCATGCTTTGTCGTGTTCATTCTGGTGGGGTCGACGGTATTCAGCCTGAGTTTCCGGGGGGTCAATGGTGATTTGTGGGTCGAACATTTGCTGGTGGGCTTGCCTGGCGGCGAGTGGGGCTTTCTGATTGTCGTCAGCCTGTTGACCTTCTTTCTGGCCTTCTTCCTGGATTTCTTCGAACTGGCGTTCATCATCGTGCCATTGCTGGGGCCGGTCGCCGAAAAAATGGGTATAGACCTAATCTGGTTTGGCGTGCTCCTGGCGGTGAATATGCAAACGTCGTTTGTGCACCCGCCCTTTGGGTTTGCCCTGTTCTATTTGCGCTCTGTGGCTCCCAAGGACGACTACCACGACCGGGTTACAGGCAAGCTGATTCCCAAGGTCACCTCGGGGCAGATCTATATGGGCTCCATACCTTTTATCTGTATACAATTGCTTATGGTCGCGGCGGTCATGCTGTTTCCAGGCATGGTTACGCATTACAAGCATGATGCGGTAGTCATAGACCCCGACTCCATCTCTTTTGGCACCGAAAACGTTTACGGCTCCGACTCTTACGGTGCCGGGGGGTTCGGCTTTGGCGAGCAGGAAAACAGCGATCAAGGGGCCTATCAGCAAGGCGACCCTGGCGCCGCATTCAAGTAA
- a CDS encoding TRAP transporter small permease subunit — protein MKLFLSIANIIDNINIRVGKIVIWLTLVVVLVSATNAVVRKVFSVSSNAWLELQWYLFGAIFLLAAGYTFLRNEHVRVDALAQRFTRRAQIYIEIFGIIFFLLPACVLIFWLSLPFFYESFILHELSSNTGGLIRWPAKLLIPVGFALLILAGFSQLIKCIGYLRGDCPDPLARPVGKTAEEELAEEILAQAKLDAQQSVNTTETGKGR, from the coding sequence ATGAAACTATTTCTGTCTATAGCCAACATTATCGACAACATTAATATCAGAGTTGGCAAAATCGTCATTTGGCTGACGCTTGTAGTTGTCCTCGTCAGCGCCACTAACGCAGTCGTGCGCAAGGTGTTTAGCGTCAGCTCCAATGCCTGGCTTGAGCTGCAGTGGTATTTGTTCGGCGCCATTTTTCTTTTGGCGGCGGGCTACACCTTTTTACGCAACGAACATGTACGAGTCGATGCCCTGGCTCAAAGGTTCACGCGACGTGCGCAGATTTATATAGAAATCTTCGGGATCATTTTTTTCCTGTTGCCTGCTTGCGTGCTGATTTTCTGGTTGTCGCTGCCGTTCTTCTATGAATCCTTCATTTTGCATGAGCTTTCGTCCAATACGGGGGGGTTGATACGCTGGCCGGCCAAGCTGCTGATCCCGGTTGGTTTTGCCCTGCTGATTCTTGCCGGTTTTTCGCAGCTGATCAAATGCATAGGCTATTTGCGGGGCGATTGTCCCGATCCGCTGGCCAGGCCGGTCGGAAAGACCGCCGAAGAAGAACTTGCAGAAGAAATTCTCGCTCAAGCGAAGCTTGACGCGCAGCAGTCAGTCAACACTACGGAAACAGGCAAGGGCCGCTAA
- the truA gene encoding tRNA pseudouridine(38-40) synthase TruA, which produces MPRMALGLAYDGSSWQGWQTQPGGLTVQDTLESALAEFLNHPVGTICAGRTDTGVHALEQIVHLDTQAARRPESWVRGLNALLPASIAVQWAKPVSDSFHARFSALSRSYVYIVRNTRVRSPLMHGRVGWVYHSLQLDPMRDAARRLVGEHDFSSFRSSQCQAASPVRTLQEASVEQHGDFYLFRFQANAFLHHMIRNLMGAILYIGQGKQEPGWIDELLAQRDRRRAAPTFSPAGLYLSGVRYPDEYQLPSGDTVQALLTHVGLTWPTP; this is translated from the coding sequence ATGCCTAGGATGGCGCTGGGCCTTGCCTACGATGGTTCCTCATGGCAGGGCTGGCAGACTCAGCCCGGCGGGCTTACGGTGCAAGACACGCTGGAATCGGCGCTGGCCGAATTTCTGAATCATCCGGTGGGCACGATATGCGCAGGGCGCACCGACACCGGCGTGCACGCCTTGGAGCAAATCGTTCACCTCGATACGCAGGCGGCTCGGCGTCCTGAGTCGTGGGTGCGGGGCTTGAATGCCTTATTACCCGCCAGCATTGCGGTTCAATGGGCAAAACCTGTTTCCGACAGCTTTCATGCACGGTTTTCAGCCTTGTCGCGCAGCTATGTTTATATAGTGCGCAATACCAGGGTTCGTTCGCCCTTGATGCATGGGCGAGTAGGCTGGGTATACCATTCCTTGCAGCTTGATCCCATGCGCGATGCCGCACGGCGGCTGGTTGGCGAGCACGACTTCAGCAGTTTCCGCTCGTCGCAGTGCCAGGCGGCCAGCCCCGTGCGTACATTGCAGGAAGCAAGCGTTGAACAGCATGGTGACTTTTATCTGTTCAGGTTCCAGGCCAATGCCTTCCTGCATCATATGATCCGGAATCTGATGGGCGCCATTTTATATATAGGGCAGGGCAAGCAAGAACCCGGCTGGATAGATGAATTGCTGGCGCAACGCGATCGCCGCAGGGCAGCGCCCACTTTCAGCCCGGCAGGCCTGTATTTGTCGGGCGTCCGCTACCCCGACGAGTATCAGCTGCCGTCCGGCGATACAGTACAAGCGCTGCTGACGCATGTGGGGCTGACCTGGCCCACGCCTTGA
- a CDS encoding FimV family protein: MRMSRAVSLSAALVFKPKPLAGALAAALLMCSSAYAASFGHSRLVSAPGQPLHVNVSVTQLSADDLRSFSAVPAPAAAWQQAGLTPPVDLATMQISLVDGYAPGSKLIQVRSDQAFNKPVADILLDVRTATGQQRFQVSLLTHAGLDAVTPAATGSMPTGSLGASQAAPTKAIHVKRGDTMFGIAQRHAVPGVTIYQMMIALQRANPQAFIHENINLVKAGASLNMPGHDALTAISDREARRLFQQQAQAFAQYRQRAAANTSAVAEGGGAMGVVTESSSAAAPAADQPRDQLRLSGGQASSAEAGNASSANASDDAVATNKGIEDSQQRVSQLQDNVKTLNEALQSQGLAASSLIIDSAKGIGESIAASGNESTATSGNASDSETGGSGGGSNNTPGSGTDASDGGTNNTSGGGQGQAAENGSSAGQSGTAGQAGTTGDSASGAGGQGAASAVAGQDSSSGGSGSGNNSTGNADASGSASGSSTGGGATADDSAAPGSTTAGSNNTGGAATGNAAVGGANGVSAGGSGGNGAGGGQDNASADNSSAAQTAESISTKAEQSVSWFQEHMLGVITGLLAFIVLVIAWLLRRANAARDTGRESNAGPITEAMVKEKLDQINLELEQEEAPTRSRPDTR; this comes from the coding sequence ATGCGTATGTCCCGTGCTGTGTCCTTGTCGGCTGCCCTGGTTTTTAAACCTAAACCATTGGCAGGGGCGCTTGCAGCGGCATTGCTGATGTGCTCCAGCGCTTACGCAGCAAGCTTCGGGCATTCCCGGCTTGTGTCTGCGCCGGGCCAGCCTCTGCATGTCAATGTATCGGTTACCCAGCTAAGTGCTGACGACCTGCGCAGCTTTTCGGCTGTGCCGGCGCCTGCCGCCGCCTGGCAGCAGGCGGGGCTTACTCCACCTGTTGACTTGGCCACCATGCAAATAAGCCTGGTTGATGGCTATGCGCCTGGCAGCAAGCTCATACAGGTGCGTTCAGACCAGGCTTTCAACAAGCCGGTCGCAGACATTCTGCTCGATGTTCGCACAGCCACTGGCCAGCAACGCTTTCAGGTCAGCTTGCTTACGCACGCTGGTCTCGACGCGGTGACCCCGGCGGCTACAGGCAGCATGCCAACAGGATCGCTGGGGGCGTCCCAGGCTGCGCCGACAAAAGCCATCCACGTCAAGCGCGGCGACACCATGTTTGGCATAGCACAGCGCCATGCGGTTCCCGGGGTGACCATATATCAGATGATGATTGCCTTGCAGCGCGCCAATCCGCAAGCCTTCATCCACGAAAACATTAATCTGGTCAAGGCGGGCGCCAGCCTGAACATGCCCGGCCATGACGCCCTGACGGCGATTTCCGATCGTGAAGCCCGTCGTCTTTTCCAGCAGCAGGCTCAGGCTTTTGCTCAATATCGCCAGCGCGCTGCGGCCAATACCAGCGCCGTTGCCGAAGGCGGCGGGGCGATGGGCGTTGTGACCGAGTCCTCATCGGCTGCAGCACCGGCTGCTGACCAGCCTCGCGATCAGTTGCGTCTGTCGGGCGGGCAGGCCTCGTCCGCAGAGGCAGGCAATGCCTCGTCAGCCAATGCGAGCGATGACGCCGTCGCTACGAACAAAGGCATAGAAGATTCCCAGCAGCGCGTCTCGCAACTTCAGGACAACGTCAAGACCTTGAACGAGGCCTTGCAGTCTCAGGGCCTGGCGGCGTCGTCCCTGATCATCGATAGCGCCAAAGGCATAGGCGAATCCATCGCCGCGTCGGGCAATGAGTCCACTGCTACCTCAGGTAATGCCTCCGATAGTGAAACGGGCGGCTCTGGTGGCGGATCAAACAACACGCCCGGTAGTGGAACAGATGCATCTGACGGCGGAACCAACAACACCTCTGGTGGCGGGCAAGGCCAGGCGGCAGAAAATGGTTCGTCCGCAGGTCAGAGCGGCACTGCGGGGCAAGCAGGTACGACCGGCGACTCAGCATCGGGCGCCGGCGGGCAAGGCGCCGCATCTGCTGTGGCTGGACAAGACTCTAGCTCTGGTGGCTCGGGTTCAGGCAATAACAGCACCGGCAACGCTGACGCCAGCGGGTCGGCTTCCGGCAGCAGTACGGGTGGTGGTGCAACAGCAGATGACAGCGCCGCGCCGGGAAGCACAACAGCAGGCAGCAACAATACGGGTGGCGCCGCTACTGGTAACGCCGCAGTTGGCGGCGCGAATGGAGTCTCCGCAGGCGGGAGTGGCGGCAACGGCGCCGGGGGCGGGCAAGACAATGCATCGGCTGATAACAGTAGCGCCGCCCAGACTGCAGAATCCATTTCCACAAAAGCGGAGCAATCAGTGTCGTGGTTCCAAGAGCATATGCTGGGTGTGATTACCGGCTTGTTGGCATTTATCGTGTTGGTCATTGCCTGGCTGTTGCGGCGGGCCAATGCCGCGCGCGATACCGGCCGCGAGAGCAATGCAGGGCCTATTACTGAAGCCATGGTCAAGGAAAAGCTCGATCAGATCAACCTTGAACTGGAACAGGAAGAAGCACCTACCCGTTCACGCCCCGATACGCGTTAA
- the asd gene encoding aspartate-semialdehyde dehydrogenase → MSQAVGLVGWRGMVGSVLMQRMRDENDFSLFQPVFFSTSNAGGAAPAWADGAGPLQDAYDIDVLAKLPIILTAQGGDYTSAVYPKLRAAGWQGIWIDAASTLRMADDAIIVLDPVNRPVIDDALNRGIKNYVGGNCTVSCMLMGLAGLFNQDLVKWMTSMTYQAASGGGAQHMRELLTQFGLLNAAVQPLLDDPASAILEIDRGVLKAQQDPNLPQQHFGVPLGGNLIPWIDKDLGNGVSREEWKAGAETNKILGRGAAFGKPETPIDGLCVRIGAMRCHSQALTIELNKDVPIDEVSDIISQGSKWAKVVPNEREASMQQLTPVAVTGTLDIPVGRLRKMSTGVNQISAFTVGDQLLWGAAEPLRRMLRITLGEL, encoded by the coding sequence ATGAGCCAAGCAGTAGGTTTAGTCGGGTGGCGCGGCATGGTGGGTTCCGTCCTCATGCAGCGCATGCGCGACGAAAACGATTTCTCCCTTTTTCAGCCAGTCTTCTTTTCCACCAGCAATGCCGGGGGCGCCGCCCCTGCGTGGGCCGACGGCGCCGGCCCCTTGCAAGACGCCTACGATATTGATGTGCTGGCAAAGCTGCCCATCATTCTTACCGCGCAGGGCGGCGACTACACCTCGGCGGTGTATCCCAAACTGCGTGCGGCAGGCTGGCAAGGCATCTGGATAGATGCGGCCAGCACGCTGCGCATGGCCGATGATGCCATTATCGTGCTTGATCCCGTCAATCGCCCTGTCATCGACGATGCGCTCAATCGCGGCATCAAGAACTATGTGGGCGGCAACTGCACGGTCAGCTGCATGTTGATGGGCCTGGCCGGCCTGTTCAACCAGGATCTGGTCAAGTGGATGACCAGCATGACGTATCAGGCGGCATCGGGCGGCGGTGCGCAGCACATGCGCGAACTGCTTACACAGTTCGGTTTGCTCAATGCGGCAGTCCAGCCATTGCTCGACGACCCCGCATCCGCCATTCTCGAGATCGACCGTGGCGTACTCAAGGCGCAACAAGACCCTAATCTGCCACAGCAGCATTTTGGCGTGCCATTGGGCGGCAACCTGATTCCCTGGATCGACAAAGACCTGGGCAACGGGGTCTCGCGCGAGGAATGGAAGGCAGGCGCCGAAACCAACAAGATTCTGGGTCGTGGTGCAGCCTTTGGCAAACCCGAAACCCCCATAGACGGTTTGTGCGTGCGTATAGGCGCCATGCGTTGCCATAGCCAGGCGCTGACCATAGAGCTGAACAAAGACGTTCCCATAGACGAGGTCTCCGACATCATCAGCCAGGGCTCAAAATGGGCCAAGGTCGTACCCAACGAGCGTGAAGCCAGCATGCAGCAGCTGACGCCTGTTGCGGTTACCGGCACGCTTGATATCCCGGTGGGTCGTCTGCGCAAGATGTCTACCGGCGTCAACCAGATCAGCGCTTTTACAGTGGGTGATCAGCTATTATGGGGGGCGGCTGAACCGTTGCGCCGTATGCTAAGAATAACTCTGGGTGAACTCTAA
- the leuB gene encoding 3-isopropylmalate dehydrogenase → MTHKIAVLPGDGIGPEITEQAVRVLTALGLDLDLQTAPVGGAAYEQQEHPLPASTLELAKGSAAILFGAVGDWKYDSLPRELRPEQAILGLRKALGLFANLRPAILYPQLANASSLKPEVVSGLNILIVRELTGDIYFGQPRGVRQLDDGPFKGERQGFDTMHYAESEVRRIAHVAFQAAQKRSKRLCSVDKANVLETSQFWRDIMISVAGEYPDVELSHMYVDNAAMQLVRAPKEFDVIVTGNLFGDILSDEAAMLTGSIGMLPSASLNASNQGLYEPSHGSAPDIAGKNLANPLATILSAAMLLRYSLNEAGQADRIEAAVQAVLEQGLRTADLYEAGTSKVSTTEMGDAVLKALK, encoded by the coding sequence ATGACTCACAAGATAGCCGTATTGCCTGGTGATGGCATCGGCCCCGAAATTACCGAGCAGGCCGTGCGTGTATTGACAGCACTGGGTCTGGATCTCGATCTGCAGACCGCGCCCGTGGGCGGGGCGGCCTACGAGCAGCAAGAGCATCCTCTGCCCGCCAGTACCCTGGAACTGGCCAAGGGTTCGGCCGCCATATTGTTTGGCGCCGTGGGCGACTGGAAATACGACAGCCTGCCGCGCGAGCTGCGCCCTGAGCAGGCCATTTTGGGTCTGCGCAAGGCGCTGGGCCTGTTTGCCAATCTGCGTCCGGCCATTCTGTACCCCCAACTGGCCAATGCGTCCTCTCTCAAGCCCGAGGTGGTGTCCGGCCTGAACATTCTTATTGTGCGTGAGCTTACGGGCGATATCTATTTCGGCCAGCCGCGCGGTGTGCGTCAGCTCGACGACGGCCCCTTCAAGGGCGAACGTCAAGGCTTTGACACCATGCATTACGCCGAATCGGAAGTCCGCCGCATTGCCCATGTTGCTTTCCAGGCGGCTCAAAAGCGCAGCAAGCGGCTATGCAGCGTCGACAAGGCCAATGTGCTTGAAACCTCGCAGTTCTGGCGCGACATCATGATATCCGTGGCCGGCGAATACCCTGACGTCGAACTATCCCACATGTATGTCGACAACGCAGCCATGCAGCTGGTACGGGCGCCCAAAGAGTTCGATGTGATTGTCACGGGCAACCTTTTTGGCGATATCCTTTCCGACGAAGCCGCCATGCTGACCGGCTCCATCGGCATGTTGCCTTCGGCCTCTTTGAATGCATCGAATCAGGGCCTGTACGAGCCCAGCCATGGTTCCGCTCCCGATATTGCCGGCAAGAACCTGGCCAATCCGCTGGCAACCATATTGTCGGCCGCCATGCTGCTGCGTTATTCGTTGAACGAGGCGGGGCAGGCGGACCGAATCGAAGCTGCCGTTCAGGCCGTTCTGGAGCAGGGTTTGCGTACCGCAGACCTTTATGAAGCCGGAACAAGCAAGGTTTCAACAACGGAAATGGGCGATGCAGTGCTGAAAGCATTAAAATAA